A genomic stretch from Azospirillum lipoferum 4B includes:
- a CDS encoding ABC transporter substrate-binding protein, whose translation MPLPPMTFMKRIVQGLSILVFLAGASGTAQADKSLVYCTEGNPQSFNAQVSTSGTSVNAASPLFNNLVEFGRGTQVIIPALAESYTVSDDGLVYDFRLRRNVQFHSNEHFKPSRTLNADDVLFTFERQWKSDHPYHTVGPATYDYFRGMGLPTLLKSVEKLDNHTVRITLNRPEAPFLADLAMPFLSIQSAEYADTLMKAKRPDLFDENPIGTGPFHLVSYQPDLAIRYKAFDAYWQGRQPLDNLIYSITPNIAVRLNKLRSGECHVMIFPNPAELGKIEKDPNLVIEQQDGKNVAYMAFNTQKPPLDDVRVRRAITLAIDKRTLVDAVYQNGGRPAKNPIPPSMWSYDDSIGEHPFDPMTARDLLIEAGYPEGFTLDLWYPPVTRPYMPNGKRAAEMIRENLERIGIKVVLKTESWGNYRSRVTQGEQDMVIYGWTGDNGDPDNFLYFLLSCTGARPGGTNVARWCDPDFEEQITRAKVDNDIEKRAEYYRKAQQVFHREMPWFPIANTFIAVVHRKEVKNYTNNLFKQDFSGVDIEAQ comes from the coding sequence ATGCCTTTGCCGCCGATGACATTCATGAAAAGGATTGTGCAGGGGCTATCTATTCTCGTTTTTCTTGCAGGAGCGTCCGGCACCGCACAGGCCGACAAGTCACTCGTCTACTGCACGGAAGGAAATCCGCAGAGCTTCAATGCGCAGGTGTCCACCTCCGGCACCAGCGTGAACGCCGCCAGCCCCCTGTTCAACAATCTGGTGGAATTCGGCCGCGGCACACAGGTCATCATCCCGGCACTTGCCGAGTCCTACACGGTTTCCGACGATGGTCTGGTCTACGATTTCCGTTTGCGCCGGAATGTCCAATTTCATTCGAACGAGCATTTCAAGCCCAGCCGGACGCTCAACGCCGATGACGTGCTGTTTACGTTCGAACGTCAATGGAAGAGCGATCATCCCTATCACACTGTCGGTCCGGCAACTTACGATTACTTCCGCGGCATGGGGCTGCCGACCCTGTTGAAATCGGTGGAGAAGCTGGACAACCACACGGTTCGCATCACGCTGAACCGGCCGGAAGCCCCGTTCCTGGCCGATCTCGCCATGCCGTTCCTGTCGATCCAGTCGGCGGAATATGCCGACACCCTGATGAAGGCGAAGCGGCCGGACCTGTTCGACGAAAACCCCATCGGGACTGGGCCGTTCCATCTGGTGTCGTACCAGCCCGATCTCGCCATCCGCTACAAGGCGTTCGACGCCTATTGGCAGGGGCGCCAGCCGCTGGACAACCTGATCTACTCGATCACCCCGAACATCGCCGTGCGCCTGAACAAGCTGCGGTCCGGCGAGTGCCACGTGATGATCTTCCCGAACCCGGCGGAGTTGGGAAAGATCGAAAAGGATCCAAATCTGGTCATCGAGCAGCAGGACGGGAAGAACGTCGCCTATATGGCGTTCAACACCCAGAAACCGCCGCTCGACGATGTGCGGGTGCGGCGCGCCATCACCTTGGCGATCGACAAGCGCACCTTGGTCGATGCCGTCTACCAGAATGGAGGACGGCCGGCGAAGAACCCGATCCCACCCAGCATGTGGTCTTACGACGACAGCATCGGGGAGCACCCGTTCGATCCCATGACGGCGCGCGACCTGTTGATCGAAGCGGGATATCCGGAAGGCTTCACCCTCGATCTCTGGTATCCGCCGGTCACGCGCCCCTACATGCCCAACGGCAAGCGCGCCGCCGAGATGATCCGGGAGAATCTGGAACGAATCGGCATCAAGGTCGTGCTGAAGACGGAGAGCTGGGGCAACTATCGCAGCCGGGTGACTCAGGGCGAACAGGACATGGTGATCTATGGCTGGACCGGCGACAACGGCGATCCCGACAACTTCCTGTATTTTTTGCTGAGTTGCACCGGGGCGCGCCCGGGCGGAACGAATGTCGCGAGATGGTGCGATCCCGATTTCGAAGAACAGATCACAAGGGCCAAAGTGGACAACGACATCGAGAAGCGTGCTGAGTATTATCGAAAGGCGCAGCAGGTCTTTCATCGGGAAATGCCCTGGTTCCCGATTGCCAACACTTTCATTGCAGTGGTCCACCGCAAGGAAGTGAAGAATTACACGAACAATCTGTTCAAGCAGGACTTCTCAGGCGTCGATATCGAAGCCCAGTGA
- a CDS encoding type 1 glutamine amidotransferase, with the protein MRILVVQNSRTAPIGLVGDALTDNGATLHTIAANEGEAIPDKDGYAGLVVLGGPQDAWDDAKGPHFGRVMETIREFTDADRPVMGICLGAQLAARAYGAKVYRHTTPELGIHRVSLTDGAQNDPLLGGFGPKLNLAQWHYDTFEFPEGAVPLAYSEACDRQAFRLGRATYAFQFHPEATGEILRGWASRIREEARESNADMLHGLEDSIATHLPVAEEFTRAMTRRWLDLAR; encoded by the coding sequence ATGCGCATCCTGGTCGTTCAGAACAGCCGCACCGCTCCCATCGGTCTGGTGGGCGACGCGCTGACCGACAACGGCGCCACCCTCCACACCATCGCCGCCAACGAGGGGGAGGCGATCCCCGACAAGGACGGCTATGCCGGCCTCGTGGTGCTGGGCGGTCCGCAGGACGCCTGGGACGACGCGAAGGGACCGCATTTCGGCCGGGTGATGGAGACGATCCGCGAGTTCACCGATGCCGACCGGCCGGTGATGGGCATCTGCCTGGGGGCGCAGCTCGCCGCCCGTGCCTATGGCGCCAAGGTCTACCGCCACACCACGCCGGAACTGGGCATCCACCGGGTGAGCCTGACCGACGGCGCGCAGAACGACCCGCTGCTGGGCGGCTTCGGTCCGAAGCTGAACCTCGCCCAGTGGCATTACGACACCTTCGAGTTTCCCGAGGGCGCCGTGCCGCTGGCCTATAGCGAGGCCTGCGACCGACAGGCCTTCCGGCTCGGCCGCGCCACCTACGCCTTCCAGTTCCACCCGGAGGCGACCGGCGAGATTTTGCGCGGCTGGGCCTCCCGCATCCGGGAGGAGGCGCGGGAGAGCAATGCCGACATGCTGCACGGGCTGGAGGACTCCATCGCCACCCATCTGCCGGTGGCGGAGGAATTCACCCGCGCCATGACCCGGCGCTGGCTGGATCTGGCGCGCTGA
- a CDS encoding pyridoxal-phosphate dependent enzyme: MFTAHADAARTLSVCTPVQTPAFDEERLPAWLPLSAITDAARRLSGQIVRTPLLHASALGRDLWLKAEVFQATGAFKERGALNRLLRLTAPERAAGVVAMSAGNHAQGVALHAARLDVKATIVMPETAPRCKVERTAALGAEVVLHGATVGEAKGKALELAADRRLTFLHPYDDPDVIAGQGTVGLEILADRPDVDTVVVPVGGGGLLAGVAAAVKAQRPRVRVIGVRLARRGGPTLADGINVHALGKLPQAIVDTLVDRVVEVEEAEIAAAMRALHGSFGVVAEGAGAAGVAAVLAGRLGRTGRTVAVLSGRNVDGDTLARTLAA, from the coding sequence ATGTTCACCGCGCATGCCGATGCCGCGCGCACTCTGTCCGTCTGCACGCCTGTCCAAACCCCCGCCTTCGATGAGGAGCGCCTGCCGGCCTGGCTGCCGCTTTCGGCGATCACCGACGCTGCCCGGCGGCTGTCCGGCCAGATCGTCCGCACGCCCCTGCTCCATGCCTCCGCGCTGGGCCGGGATTTGTGGCTGAAGGCGGAGGTCTTCCAGGCCACCGGCGCCTTCAAGGAGCGCGGCGCGCTGAACCGCCTGCTGCGCCTGACGGCGCCGGAGCGGGCTGCCGGCGTGGTGGCGATGTCGGCTGGCAACCACGCCCAGGGCGTCGCTCTGCATGCCGCGCGGCTGGATGTGAAGGCGACCATCGTGATGCCGGAGACGGCCCCCCGCTGCAAGGTGGAGCGGACTGCCGCCCTTGGGGCCGAGGTGGTGCTGCACGGCGCCACGGTGGGCGAGGCCAAGGGCAAGGCGCTTGAACTGGCGGCTGACCGGCGGCTGACCTTCCTCCACCCCTATGACGATCCCGACGTGATCGCCGGCCAGGGCACCGTCGGGCTGGAGATCCTCGCCGACCGTCCGGATGTCGACACCGTGGTGGTTCCCGTCGGCGGCGGCGGGCTGCTGGCCGGTGTCGCCGCCGCGGTGAAGGCACAGCGCCCGCGCGTGCGGGTGATCGGCGTGAGGCTGGCCCGGCGCGGCGGCCCGACGCTGGCCGACGGCATCAACGTCCACGCGCTGGGCAAGCTGCCCCAGGCCATCGTCGACACGCTGGTCGACCGCGTGGTCGAGGTGGAGGAGGCGGAGATCGCCGCCGCGATGCGCGCCCTGCACGGCTCCTTCGGCGTGGTGGCCGAGGGAGCGGGTGCTGCCGGGGTCGCCGCAGTGCTGGCTGGCCGGCTGGGACGAACCGGACGGACGGTAGCGGTGCTGTCCGGCCGTAATGTCGACGGCGACACGCTGGCGCGGACATTGGCGGCGTGA
- a CDS encoding sensor histidine kinase, translating into MRIRSRIAMVGGVPVAVAAVIAVTGGLLLDRSERVYEAAVLAGSVYRDVLAATAARIDYLQVAPADRAGRVARFEALSASAGAELRQLDSSGSAATHRPEVERATAVLERYVGQMRAFIEVTGANDAAVADMGRHAASLMSLTDRARKRQHAANVDSLGSLTEADQRLRDSRDVVDGAHELREAMLALQRAEAQHVAALAFGAGVFGTGRPLTAADFRIATDKLSATADRLQAALRRTDPLADRYPAMESSGRYAAAVADLQSAVQALRETRAERDAALTRFETAVQAAAGFGGDGMPAASLGERMLAEQASRTLPVVRALVMTGTLGQQPDVTFLSTMLPSVRPALEGLHRVQERSTAAQRRLADAQHASAEAASAIEALTARILMVKATGYTALQEEVVQLIAYAIQANDTEQETQNVAIVALRLGRRAADAVAVRDAEEADRIVDDAGALLGTVHGLPMSPLLQDEVLSAIRSWRDSLRRTAEGLRRLNQLLIAMDRDAGALVETARQLDETFRDEAARIGDLLTRILIIGATIGLLLGGGAAVVVARSISRPVLRLQRQMTRLAEDPLAGPIDGTRRQDEFGAMARAAAFFIREIGLRELAAREAKERADRALEELRRTQADLIQAEKMASLGALVAGVAHEINTPLGNALMGATHLQDRLEAIGRLVQEGKLRRSDFADFQETAEELSRLMVLNLRQAGELVQSFKQVAADQTSDEGRHFALKPYLEDLATSLSPSWRRAGHSLRVDCPEDIEIDGYPGALAQVLTNLVMNSIIHGYQDGKPGHLLIAVSTPSPDLVELVYTDDGMGIPAADLGRVFDPFFTTRRGTGSTGLGLHIVYNLVANTLGGRVAVESRLGQGVRFTIRFPRRLATDNVAVAIEAQSVQEQ; encoded by the coding sequence ATGAGGATTCGCTCGCGCATCGCGATGGTGGGGGGCGTGCCGGTGGCGGTGGCCGCGGTGATCGCCGTCACCGGCGGCCTGCTGCTGGACCGCAGCGAACGGGTTTACGAGGCGGCGGTGCTTGCCGGTTCCGTCTATCGCGACGTGCTGGCGGCGACGGCGGCGCGGATCGATTATCTCCAGGTCGCTCCCGCCGATCGTGCCGGCCGTGTCGCCCGGTTCGAGGCATTGTCGGCCTCGGCAGGCGCCGAGTTGCGTCAGCTGGATTCATCGGGATCGGCTGCCACCCACCGGCCGGAGGTCGAGCGCGCCACCGCGGTGCTGGAGCGCTATGTCGGCCAGATGCGCGCCTTCATCGAGGTGACGGGGGCCAATGACGCGGCCGTCGCCGATATGGGCCGGCATGCGGCCAGCCTGATGTCGCTGACCGATCGCGCGCGAAAGCGCCAGCACGCCGCCAATGTGGATTCGCTCGGCTCGCTGACCGAGGCGGACCAGCGCCTGCGCGACAGCCGCGACGTGGTCGATGGGGCCCATGAACTGCGCGAGGCGATGTTGGCCCTGCAACGGGCCGAGGCGCAGCATGTCGCGGCACTGGCCTTCGGCGCCGGAGTCTTCGGTACCGGGCGGCCGCTGACCGCCGCGGATTTCCGCATCGCCACCGACAAGCTGAGCGCCACCGCGGATCGGCTCCAGGCGGCGCTGCGCCGCACCGATCCGCTGGCCGACCGTTATCCGGCTATGGAAAGCTCGGGCCGCTATGCCGCGGCGGTGGCCGACCTGCAATCCGCCGTCCAGGCGCTGCGCGAGACGCGGGCGGAGCGCGACGCGGCACTGACCAGGTTCGAAACGGCGGTCCAGGCGGCGGCCGGCTTCGGAGGCGACGGTATGCCGGCCGCCAGCCTGGGGGAGCGGATGCTGGCGGAGCAGGCCAGCCGAACCCTGCCGGTGGTGCGGGCGCTGGTCATGACCGGCACGCTGGGCCAACAACCCGACGTGACCTTCCTGTCCACAATGCTGCCATCGGTTCGTCCGGCACTGGAGGGGCTGCATCGGGTGCAGGAGCGCTCGACCGCCGCGCAACGGAGGCTTGCCGACGCCCAGCATGCCAGCGCCGAAGCCGCCTCCGCCATCGAGGCGCTCACTGCCCGCATCCTGATGGTGAAAGCGACCGGATACACCGCTCTCCAGGAAGAGGTGGTGCAACTGATCGCCTATGCCATCCAGGCCAACGATACGGAACAGGAAACCCAGAATGTCGCCATCGTCGCCTTGCGCCTGGGGCGGCGGGCGGCCGATGCCGTGGCGGTGCGCGACGCCGAGGAAGCCGACCGCATCGTCGACGATGCCGGTGCGCTGTTGGGGACGGTGCATGGACTTCCCATGTCGCCGCTGCTGCAGGACGAGGTGCTGTCGGCCATCCGCAGCTGGCGCGACAGTCTCAGGCGGACCGCGGAGGGGCTGCGCCGGCTGAATCAGCTGCTGATCGCCATGGATCGCGATGCCGGTGCCTTGGTGGAGACTGCCCGGCAACTGGACGAGACCTTCCGCGACGAGGCGGCGCGCATCGGCGACCTGCTGACCCGGATCCTGATCATCGGGGCCACCATCGGCCTGCTGCTGGGCGGCGGTGCGGCGGTGGTGGTTGCCCGCTCCATCAGCAGGCCGGTGCTGCGGCTGCAGCGGCAGATGACCCGGCTGGCCGAGGATCCGCTGGCCGGCCCGATCGACGGCACGCGCCGTCAGGACGAATTCGGCGCGATGGCCCGCGCCGCCGCCTTCTTCATCCGCGAAATCGGTCTGCGGGAGCTGGCGGCCCGCGAGGCGAAGGAACGTGCCGACCGCGCACTGGAGGAACTGCGCCGCACCCAGGCCGATCTGATCCAGGCGGAGAAGATGGCCTCTCTCGGTGCCCTGGTCGCCGGCGTGGCGCACGAGATCAACACGCCCCTCGGCAACGCCCTGATGGGGGCCACCCATCTGCAGGACCGGCTGGAAGCGATCGGGCGGCTGGTCCAAGAGGGAAAGCTGCGCCGCAGCGACTTCGCCGATTTCCAGGAGACGGCGGAGGAACTGTCCCGGCTGATGGTGCTGAACCTGCGTCAGGCCGGCGAACTGGTGCAGAGCTTCAAGCAGGTCGCCGCCGACCAGACCAGCGACGAAGGGCGGCACTTTGCATTGAAGCCCTATCTGGAGGATCTTGCGACCAGCCTCAGCCCGTCCTGGCGCCGCGCTGGCCACAGCCTGCGGGTCGACTGCCCCGAGGACATCGAGATCGATGGCTATCCCGGCGCGCTGGCGCAGGTTCTGACCAATCTGGTGATGAACTCCATCATCCATGGCTATCAGGACGGCAAGCCGGGTCACCTGCTGATCGCGGTCAGCACGCCGAGCCCGGACCTGGTGGAACTGGTCTATACCGATGACGGCATGGGTATTCCGGCGGCCGATTTGGGACGGGTGTTCGATCCGTTCTTCACCACCCGCCGCGGAACCGGCAGCACCGGGCTCGGGCTGCACATCGTTTACAATCTTGTGGCGAATACTCTAGGCGGAAGGGTTGCGGTGGAGAGCCGGCTCGGCCAGGGCGTTCGCTTCACCATTCGCTTTCCACGACGACTTGCTACTGATAACGTGGCCGTTGCGATCGAAGCACAATCCGTGCAGGAGCAGTAA
- a CDS encoding fused DSP-PTPase phosphatase/NAD kinase-like protein, which yields MAKKSYLRAVTTTALADAIKRGRSRMATPWQRALGHLESVFIDHACFRLIYSNTYRISPNMYRASQPSPSHIAVAARNGIKSILNLRGSRDCASYILEAEACRVHGLELVDFPVNSRDMPKKETLLKARELFKTMAYPALMHCKSGADRAGFMSTLYLFAHEGKPLDEAMKQLSWRYGHFKQAKTGILDYFFELYAAYNQKRPIEFWDWVERVYDPVEAKASFRSREWADAVVDRVLGRE from the coding sequence TTGGCGAAGAAAAGCTATCTGCGGGCGGTCACCACCACCGCGCTGGCCGACGCTATCAAGCGCGGCCGCAGCCGCATGGCGACGCCGTGGCAGCGTGCGCTCGGCCATCTGGAAAGCGTGTTCATCGACCACGCCTGCTTCCGGCTGATCTATTCGAACACCTACCGCATCTCGCCCAACATGTACCGGGCGAGCCAGCCCTCGCCTTCGCACATCGCCGTGGCGGCGCGCAACGGGATCAAGTCGATCCTGAACCTGCGCGGCTCGCGTGACTGCGCCTCCTACATCCTGGAGGCGGAGGCCTGCCGCGTCCATGGTCTGGAGCTGGTCGATTTCCCGGTGAACTCCCGCGATATGCCGAAGAAGGAAACCCTTCTGAAGGCGCGCGAGCTGTTCAAGACCATGGCGTATCCGGCGCTGATGCACTGCAAGTCCGGCGCCGACCGCGCCGGCTTCATGTCGACGCTGTATCTGTTCGCCCATGAAGGCAAGCCGCTCGACGAGGCGATGAAGCAGCTGTCCTGGCGCTACGGCCACTTCAAGCAGGCGAAGACCGGCATCCTCGATTACTTCTTCGAGCTTTACGCCGCCTACAACCAGAAGCGCCCGATAGAGTTCTGGGATTGGGTCGAGCGCGTCTATGACCCGGTCGAAGCCAAGGCGAGCTTCCGCTCGCGCGAATGGGCCGATGCGGTGGTCGACCGGGTGCTGGGCCGCGAATAG
- a CDS encoding bifunctional metallophosphatase/5'-nucleotidase: MPSRIRLLAAPLIAAILGMAMPAWAQNGSLTFLHINDVYEIEPVKGQGGFGPLMTLLKRERASAPDAFTTVGGDFLSPSLLSGTTQGEQMITLFNAIGVDAVTFGNHEFDFGPDALKKRMAESKFPWIGTNVRAADGSAFATTVPSWTRTVDGIAVGFIGLITPDTARLSSAGPGLSFPPVLETAAAAVKELRAKGAAVVVALTHLTIEEDRQLAAKVKGIDLILGGHDHDPISVYEGSTLILKAGQDARYLGVVKLAVTTKDSGKGPATITLPTEWRFVTTAGVAPDPEVEAVVEGYTKRLDSDLATVIGTTATELDSRKDVVRSRESSMGNLIADALRETLKADVAITNGGGIRADALHPAGHRLTRKDIFAELPFGNVGVLVEMSGQDLISTLEHGVGKVEEKAGRFPQVSGLTMTYDPKAPAGRRLTSVTVGGKPVEPQATYRVATNDYMLKGGDGYAALPRSKVIVDASGAVLLATIVMNYVESKKTVTPAVEGRIVAK; this comes from the coding sequence ATGCCGTCCCGCATCCGTCTTCTCGCCGCTCCGTTGATCGCCGCCATTCTCGGCATGGCCATGCCCGCTTGGGCGCAGAACGGCTCGCTGACCTTCCTGCACATCAATGACGTGTACGAGATCGAACCGGTGAAGGGACAGGGCGGGTTCGGGCCGCTGATGACCCTGCTGAAGCGCGAACGCGCCTCGGCCCCCGACGCCTTCACCACGGTCGGCGGGGACTTCCTGTCGCCGTCGCTGCTGTCGGGGACGACCCAGGGCGAGCAGATGATCACCCTGTTCAACGCCATCGGCGTCGATGCGGTGACCTTCGGCAACCATGAATTCGACTTCGGTCCCGACGCGCTGAAGAAGCGGATGGCCGAGTCGAAGTTCCCCTGGATCGGCACCAATGTGCGCGCCGCCGACGGCTCCGCCTTCGCGACGACGGTGCCGAGCTGGACGAGGACCGTCGACGGCATCGCCGTGGGCTTCATCGGCCTGATCACCCCAGACACCGCCCGGCTGTCGAGCGCCGGCCCCGGCCTCAGCTTCCCGCCGGTGCTGGAGACGGCGGCGGCGGCGGTGAAGGAGTTGCGGGCCAAGGGCGCCGCTGTCGTGGTGGCGCTGACCCACCTGACCATCGAGGAGGACCGGCAGCTGGCCGCCAAGGTCAAGGGCATCGACCTGATCCTGGGCGGCCACGACCATGACCCGATCAGCGTCTATGAGGGTTCCACCCTGATATTGAAGGCCGGGCAGGACGCCCGGTATCTCGGCGTCGTCAAGCTGGCCGTGACAACCAAGGATTCCGGCAAGGGCCCGGCGACCATCACCCTGCCGACCGAATGGCGCTTCGTCACCACCGCCGGCGTCGCCCCGGATCCGGAGGTCGAGGCGGTGGTTGAGGGCTATACCAAGCGACTCGACAGCGACCTCGCCACGGTGATCGGCACCACCGCGACCGAGCTGGACAGCCGCAAGGACGTGGTGCGCAGCCGCGAGTCCAGCATGGGCAACCTGATCGCCGATGCCCTGCGCGAGACGCTGAAGGCCGATGTCGCGATCACCAACGGCGGCGGCATCCGCGCCGATGCGCTGCACCCCGCCGGTCATCGTCTGACCCGCAAGGATATCTTCGCCGAACTGCCCTTCGGCAATGTCGGGGTGCTGGTGGAGATGTCGGGGCAGGACCTGATTTCCACCCTGGAGCACGGCGTCGGCAAGGTGGAGGAGAAGGCCGGCCGCTTCCCCCAGGTCTCCGGCCTGACCATGACCTACGACCCCAAGGCCCCGGCCGGCCGCCGGCTCACGTCCGTCACCGTGGGTGGCAAGCCGGTCGAGCCGCAGGCGACCTACCGCGTCGCGACCAACGATTACATGCTGAAGGGTGGCGACGGCTATGCCGCCCTCCCGCGTTCCAAAGTGATCGTCGATGCATCGGGGGCGGTGTTGCTGGCGACCATCGTGATGAATTATGTCGAATCCAAGAAAACGGTCACGCCCGCGGTGGAAGGACGGATCGTGGCAAAATAA
- a CDS encoding HVO_A0114 family putative DNA-binding protein, translated as MKTLTLEVTELADGLAAFRQAWGNGKAEESARIGFATPELLWKVLTAKRWEILRVMTGQGPLAPREVARRLERDVKAVHADVHALIDAGILQRTTDGRIEFPYESVHVDFMLKAA; from the coding sequence ATGAAAACGCTGACGCTTGAGGTGACCGAACTGGCGGACGGACTTGCCGCCTTCCGGCAGGCCTGGGGCAATGGAAAGGCTGAGGAAAGCGCGCGTATCGGGTTTGCCACGCCGGAGTTGCTTTGGAAGGTGCTGACCGCCAAGCGGTGGGAGATCCTGCGCGTCATGACCGGGCAAGGTCCCTTGGCCCCGCGGGAGGTCGCGCGGCGACTGGAGCGTGACGTGAAGGCAGTTCATGCCGATGTGCATGCCCTGATCGATGCCGGGATCCTTCAGCGGACAACCGACGGACGGATCGAGTTCCCTTATGAGTCCGTTCATGTCGATTTCATGCTGAAGGCCGCTTGA
- a CDS encoding YitT family protein gives MIGMTNKSAPTISSSPASVIYERPKAAHSVFDNLQGQLFGVVMTSFGIAILHAAGLVTGQAAGLSFVISYATGIDFGILFFLVNLPFYFLALARIGVGFTVKSLIAVTGISLLSSLLPSMMSFSAINPYVAAVLAGFCVGIGVIGLFRHGASGGGVGILAYYLQEKTGFRAGWLQSLFDLAVFSAAAFVLEWPALLASILGAAVLNAFVAFNHRADWYVAR, from the coding sequence GTGATTGGCATGACGAACAAATCCGCCCCGACCATTTCGTCATCCCCTGCATCGGTCATTTACGAGCGCCCGAAGGCGGCGCACAGTGTCTTTGACAATTTGCAAGGACAACTGTTCGGCGTCGTCATGACGTCGTTCGGCATTGCCATTCTGCATGCCGCCGGGCTGGTCACCGGTCAGGCGGCAGGGCTGAGCTTTGTGATTTCTTACGCGACGGGCATCGACTTTGGAATTCTGTTCTTCCTCGTCAACCTGCCCTTCTATTTCCTTGCGCTGGCCCGCATCGGCGTCGGTTTCACGGTCAAGTCACTGATCGCGGTGACCGGCATTTCCCTGCTGTCCAGCCTGCTGCCGTCGATGATGAGCTTCAGCGCCATCAACCCCTATGTCGCGGCGGTGCTGGCGGGCTTCTGCGTCGGGATCGGGGTGATCGGGCTGTTCCGCCACGGCGCCAGCGGCGGCGGTGTCGGCATCCTCGCCTATTACCTGCAGGAGAAGACCGGCTTCCGCGCCGGCTGGCTGCAGTCGCTGTTCGATCTGGCGGTCTTCTCCGCCGCGGCCTTCGTGCTGGAGTGGCCGGCGCTGCTCGCCTCGATCCTGGGGGCGGCGGTGCTGAACGCCTTCGTCGCGTTCAACCACCGCGCCGACTGGTACGTCGCCCGCTGA
- a CDS encoding diguanylate cyclase, producing MSPDDLLFGDEQAEASSEQPSVSTAPWPILVVDDDEQVHAMTRVLLNDFEFEGRRFAIVSAFSAAEARAILAERTDLPVVLLDVVMETQDAGLRLVHHIRRDLGNRHIRIILRTGQPGQAPERDVIVAYDINDYKSKAELTAQKLFTSLIGAVRGWRDLVTIETLNHSLERRVAERTAELERQTALADEQRRFIENLVEMMPSPVWYRDSAGRSTLCNRAFRDLFPDATDGIEWIVGAHGRTGTGTEAYSFETSVVGPDGDPRELLVVKRPLTAADGTAAGLIGIATDITERRRMEHELHRLATTDPLSGAHNRRHILDLLDRMLAGQGGAEPRPNVGPACLVMLDIDHFKRINDALGHAAGDAAIRSVVEEIRRHLRATDQIGRIGGEEFAILLADTSHTDGAAIAERLRSGLAALAIPLPDGRRFQLTGSFGLTDVRPLVDTVESVLGRADQALYRAKALGRNRVEQN from the coding sequence ATGTCTCCCGACGACCTGCTGTTCGGCGACGAACAGGCGGAGGCATCGTCGGAACAGCCGTCGGTGAGCACAGCCCCCTGGCCGATCCTGGTGGTCGACGACGACGAGCAGGTGCATGCGATGACGCGCGTCCTGCTGAACGACTTCGAGTTCGAAGGACGCCGCTTCGCCATCGTCAGCGCCTTTTCCGCGGCGGAGGCACGGGCGATCCTGGCCGAGCGGACGGACCTGCCGGTGGTTCTGCTGGACGTGGTGATGGAGACCCAGGACGCCGGGTTGCGGCTGGTCCATCACATCCGCCGCGACCTGGGCAACCGCCACATCCGCATCATCCTGCGCACCGGCCAACCCGGACAGGCGCCGGAGCGCGATGTGATCGTCGCCTACGACATCAACGACTACAAGAGCAAGGCCGAGCTGACCGCGCAGAAGCTGTTCACCAGCCTGATCGGCGCGGTGCGCGGCTGGCGCGACCTCGTCACCATCGAGACCCTGAACCACTCCCTGGAGCGCCGGGTCGCCGAGCGCACGGCGGAACTGGAACGGCAGACCGCGCTGGCCGACGAGCAACGCCGCTTCATCGAGAATCTGGTGGAGATGATGCCGAGTCCGGTCTGGTATCGCGACTCCGCCGGCCGCAGCACCCTCTGCAACCGGGCCTTCCGCGATTTGTTTCCCGATGCCACCGATGGTATCGAATGGATCGTCGGCGCGCATGGGCGGACGGGCACCGGCACCGAGGCTTATTCCTTCGAGACCAGCGTGGTCGGGCCGGATGGAGACCCGCGCGAACTGCTGGTGGTGAAGCGTCCGCTGACGGCGGCCGACGGTACGGCCGCCGGCCTGATCGGCATTGCCACCGACATCACCGAACGGCGGCGGATGGAGCATGAACTGCACCGGCTGGCCACTACCGATCCGCTGTCCGGCGCGCACAACCGCCGCCATATCCTGGACCTGCTGGACCGGATGCTGGCGGGGCAAGGCGGTGCCGAACCCAGGCCCAATGTCGGGCCGGCCTGTCTCGTCATGCTCGACATCGACCATTTCAAGCGCATCAACGACGCGCTGGGCCATGCTGCCGGCGACGCCGCCATCCGCAGCGTGGTGGAGGAGATCCGCCGCCACCTGCGCGCAACCGACCAGATCGGCCGCATCGGCGGGGAGGAGTTCGCGATCCTGCTGGCCGATACCAGCCATACCGACGGTGCTGCGATTGCGGAGCGGCTGCGCAGCGGTCTGGCGGCGTTGGCGATCCCGTTGCCCGATGGCCGGCGGTTCCAATTGACCGGCAGTTTCGGCCTGACGGACGTCCGTCCGCTGGTGGATACGGTGGAAAGCGTGCTGGGCCGCGCCGATCAGGCGCTGTACCGTGCCAAGGCGCTGGGGCGGAACCGGGTCGAGCAGAACTGA